One genomic window of Pelmatolapia mariae isolate MD_Pm_ZW linkage group LG5, Pm_UMD_F_2, whole genome shotgun sequence includes the following:
- the gnat1 gene encoding guanine nucleotide-binding protein G(t) subunit alpha-1 codes for MGAGASAEEKRSRELEKKLKEDADKDARTVKLLLLGAGESGKSTIVKQMKIIHKDGYSLEECLEFITIIYSNTLQSIMAIVKAMNTLNINYGHSDQQDDARKLMHLADTIEEGTMPKEMSDIILRLWKDSGIQACFDRASEYQLNDSAGYYLNDLERLIQPGYVPTEQDVLRSRVKTTGIIETQFSFKDLNFRMFDVGGQRSERKKWIHCFEGVTCIIFIAALSAYDMVLVEDDEVNRMHESLHLFNSICNHRYFATTSIVLFLNKKDVFLEKIKKAHLSMCFPEYDGPNTYEDAGNYIKVQFLDLNLRRDVKEIYSHMTCATDTENVKFVFDAVTDIIIKENLKDCGLF; via the exons ATGGGAGCTGGAGCCAGCGCTGAGGAAAAACGCTCCAGGGAGCTGGAGAAGAAACTGAAGGAGGATGCCGACAAGGATGCAAGAACTGtcaagctgctgctgctag GTGCTGGAGAATCAGGCAAAAGCACTATTGTCAAACAGATGAA AATTATCCACAAAGATGGTTACTCACTTGAAGAATGCTTGGAGTTCATTACCATCATCTACAGCAACACCCTGCAGTCCATCATGGCCATTGTGAAGGCCATGAACACACTCAATATCAACTACGGGCACTCTGATCAGCAG GATGATGCCAGGAAACTCATGCATCTTGCAGACACCATTGAGGAAGGCACCATGCctaaagaaatgtcagataTCATTCTGCGTCTGTGGAAAGATTCTGGCATACAGGCATGCTTTGACAGAGCTTCAGAGTACCAACTCAACGACTCTGCTGGATA CTATCTGAATGACTTGGAGCGACTGATCCAACCAGGCTACGTGCCCACTGAGCAGGATGTGCTGCGATCAAGAGTGAAGACCACTGGTATCATCGAAACTCAGTTTTCTTTCAAAGATCTCAATTTCAG AATGTTTGATGTGGgtggtcagaggtcagagaggaAGAAGTGGATCCATTGTTTCGAAGGCGTGACTTGTATCATCTTCATTGCTGCTTTGAGCGCCTATGACATGGTCCTGGTGGAGGATGATGAAGTG AATCGCATGCACGAGAGTCTGCACTTATTTAACAGTATCTGCAACCACCGCTACTTCGCCACCACCTCCATCGTACTCTTCCTCAACAAGAAAGATGTGTTCCTTGAGAAGATCAAGAAAGCACATCTCAGCATGTGTTTCCCTGAATATGATG GCCCCAATACCTATGAGGATGCTGGTAACTATATCAAGGTGCAGTTCTTGGACCTGAACCTGCGCAGGGACGTCAAAGAAATCTACTCTCACATGACCTGCGCTACTGACACAGAGAACGTCAAGTTTGTGTTCGATGCCGTAACCGACATCATCATCAAAGAAAACCTGAAGGATTGCGGTCTCTTCTAA
- the edem1 gene encoding ER degradation-enhancing alpha-mannosidase-like protein 1 produces MQWRSILVGLVVLRLSLSCMLWLAFGLGPSWGFNFHLGFNLHKLDLLFREEKETEPRDNSWSERIHGPRYEETVTTCASAGEESPKRSYLSFFDGNKDEYVRRYSSFPDTLKAKMKDMAKEMFYFGYDNYMKYAFPEDELNPIDCEGRGPDVQNPSNININDVLGNYSLTLIDTLDTLLVLGNVSEFQRAVKLVIDTVSFDKDSTVQVFEANIRILGSLISAHILLTDPKHPFGNVGFEGYDNELLHLAHDLAVRLLPAFENTSTGIPYPRVNLKNGVPPDSVNETCTAGAGSLLVEFGILSRLIGDSTFEWVARRAVKALWNLRSNETGLLGNVVNIQTGQWVGKQSGLGAGMDSFYEYLLKSYILFGEKEDYRMFTAAYESIQNHMRRGRESCNEGEGDPPLYVNVNMFSGEIMNTWIDSLQAFFPGLQVLNGDVDDAICLHAFYYAIWKRFGALPERYNWQLQAPDVLFYPLRPELVESTYLLYQATKNPFYLHVGMDILQSLEKNAKVRCGYATLHHVVDKSKEDRMESFFLSETCKYLYLLFDDDNPLHKSDNKYIFTTEGHVVPIDKRFREKQWNDDFPCEEGALAEREPVNQPAPRNISNCNRIPEERRYTLPLKSIYMRQIDHMVGLF; encoded by the exons ATGCAATGGAGGTCAATACTTGTTGGTCTTGTCGTATTGAGACTGTCTCTCAGCTGCATGCTGTGGCTAGCTTTCGGACTGGGACCTAGCTGGGGGTTCAACTTCCATCTGGGTTTCAATTTGCACAAACTGGACTTGCTGTTCAGGGAGGAAAAGGAGACCGAACCGAGAGATAACTCCTGGTCTGAACGAATACACGGCCCCAGATATGAAGAGACGGTGACCACCTGTGCGTCGGCGGGAGAGGAGTCCCCAAAGAGGTCATACCTGAGCTTCTTCGATGGCAACAAGGACGAGTACGTGCGGAGATACAGCTCTTTCCCGGACACACTAAAGgccaaaatgaaagacatggcCAAAGAAATGTTCTACTTCGGATATGACAATTATATGAAATATGCCTTTCCCGAGGACGAGCTGAATCCAATTGACTGTGAAGGGAGGGGTCCAGACGTGCAAAACCC ATCAAATATCAACATAAATGATGTCTTGGGGAACTATTCCCTTACTCTCATTGACACCTTGGACACTCTGTTG GTGCTTGGCAACGTGTCAGAGTTTCAAAGAGCCGTCAAACTGGTTATAGATACTGTATCTTTTGACAAGGACTCAACTGTGCAAGTTTTTGAGGCAAACATCAG gaTCTTGGGAAGCCTTATTTCAGCACACATTCTGCTGACTGACCCAAAACATCCTTTTGGCAATGTGGGCTTTGAAGGTTACGATAATGAGCTGCTACATTTGGCTCATGACTTGGCTGTGCGTTTGCTGCCAGCCTTTGAGAACACCAGCACAGGCATTCCCTACCCCAGG GTGAACCTGAAGAACGGAGTTCCCCCTGACAGTGTGAATGAGACCTGCACTGCAGGAGCCGGGTCCTTGCTGGTGGAGTTTGGAATTTTGAGCCGCTTAATTGGGGATTCGACATTTGAGTGGGTAGCTAGACGAGCTGTTAAAGCCCTGTGGAACCTGAGGAGCAACGAAACCGGTCTTTTGG GCAATGTAGTTAATATTCAAACAGGCCAGTGGGTTGGCAAGCAGAGTGGTCTTGGAGCTGGTATGGACTCCTTCTATGAGTACTTGCTTAAGTCATACATCCTCTTTGGAGAAAAAGAGGACTACCGTATGTTTACAGCTGCTTATGAAAGCATCCAGAATCACATGAGACGAGG GAGAGAGTCGTGCAATGAAGGAGAAGGTGACCCACCTCTCTATGTTAATGTGAACATGTTCAGTGGTGAGATAATGAACACCTGGATTGACTCACTTCAGGCTTTCTTTCCTGGCCTTCAG GTGCTGAATGGCGATGTAGATGATGCCATTTGCCTGCATGCCTTCTACTATGCCATCTGGAAGCGCTTTGGAGCTCTGCCAGAGAGATACAACTGGCAGCTGCAGGCTCCTGATGTGCTTTTCTACCCTTTAAGACCAGAACTAGTAGAGTCTACTTACCTGCTGTACCAG GCAACCAAAAATCCTTTCTATCTGCATGTTGGAATGGATATTCTACAGAGCCTTGAGAAAAATGCCAAAGTCAG ATGTGGGTATGCCACTCTCCATCACGTTGTGGATAAATCCAAAGAGGATCGCATGGAGAGCTTTTTCCTCAGCGAGACATGCAAATATCTTTATCTG CTGTTTGATGACGACAACCCACTTCACAAATCCGATAACAAGTACATCTTCACAACCGAGGGTCATGTTGTGCCTATAGACAAACGCTTCAGGGAGAAACAATGGAATGATGACTTTCCATGTGAGGAGGGAGCACTGGCAGAAAGAGAGCCAGTCAACCAGCCTGCTCCAAGAAACATCAGCAAT TGTAACAGGATCCCAGAGGAGCGACGGTACACTCTCCCATTAAAGAGCATCTACATGAGGCAAATAGATCACATGGTGGGACTTTTTTGA
- the arl8ba gene encoding ADP-ribosylation factor-like protein 8B-A: MLALINRLLDWIKSLFWKEEMELTLVGLQYSGKTTFVNVIASGHFSEDMIPTVGFNMRKVTKGNVTIKIWDIGGQPRFRSMWERYCRGVNAIVYMVDAADREKVEASRNELHNLLDKPQLQGIPVLVLGNKRDLPTALDEKQLIEKMNLSAIQDREICCYSISCKEKDNIDITLQWLIQHSKSRRS; this comes from the exons ATGCTGGCACTAATAAACCGGCTTTTGGACTGGATCAAGTCTCTGTTTTGGAAGGAGGAGATGGAGTTGACGCTGGTCGGCCTGCAGTACTCGGGGAAAACAACATTTGTAAACGTGATCGCT TCTGGGCATTTCAGTGAAGATATGATTCCTACAGTCGGGTTCAACATGAGGAAGGTCACTAAAGGAAATGTCACGATCAAG ATCTGGGATATAGGAGGGCAGCCGAGGTTCAGGAGCATGTGGGAGCGGTACTGTCGGGGAGTTAATGCAATCGT GTACATGGTTGACGCAGCAGATCGAGAAAAGGTGGAGGCATCGAGAAATGAGCTTCATAATTTATTAGACAAACCTCAGTTGCAAGGAATTCCC GTTTTGGTACTGGGTAACAAAAGGGATCTCCCCACTGCACTAGATGAGAAGCAGCTCATTGAGAAAAT GAATCTGTCAGCTATACAGGACAGGGAGATATGCTGTTACTCTATTTCCTGCAAAGAGAAAGACAACATTG atATCACACTTCAGTGGCTCATCCAGCACTCAAAGTCACGCAGGAGCTGA